In the Phaeobacter gallaeciensis genome, one interval contains:
- a CDS encoding ExbD/TolR family protein, translating into MTLAFGAPRRKKRISLAPMIDVVFLLLVFFMLASQFGRDRVVPLTMGGAGAVYQGPPRLVLVTADGLHLNGVPVAADALAARLISLTQEMSDAIILQPDKTASLQQLMDAAVLLTDAGFTGLVIME; encoded by the coding sequence ATGACACTGGCCTTCGGAGCACCGCGCCGGAAAAAGCGCATCAGCCTCGCGCCGATGATCGACGTGGTGTTCCTGCTGTTGGTGTTCTTCATGCTGGCCTCGCAATTCGGCCGCGACCGGGTGGTTCCGCTCACTATGGGCGGGGCAGGAGCCGTCTATCAGGGGCCGCCCCGGCTGGTGCTGGTCACAGCGGACGGGCTGCATCTGAACGGAGTTCCGGTCGCAGCTGATGCCTTGGCGGCGCGGCTGATCTCGCTGACGCAGGAGATGTCGGACGCCATCATACTGCAACCGGACAAAACAGCGTCGCTCCAGCAGCTGATGGATGCTGCGGTGCTTCTGACTGATGCGGGCTTTACCGGCCTTGTGATCATGGAGTGA
- a CDS encoding cyclophilin-like fold protein yields the protein MNVNWLKTPALALMSALALSAPVVAETSGTATQKEGTMTKIEFIFGEDRLSATLDDTAAGRDFAAMLPLELTLTDYHGVEKVADLPRKLDTTGAPASYKPETGDITLYAPWGNLAIFYKPFQNSRGLVRLGAFDGDIAPLVRSAPYTVRLEIAD from the coding sequence ATGAACGTGAACTGGCTCAAAACTCCGGCTTTGGCACTGATGAGTGCGCTCGCGCTGTCCGCTCCCGTCGTGGCAGAAACATCTGGTACAGCGACACAGAAAGAAGGCACCATGACCAAAATCGAGTTCATATTTGGCGAAGACCGCCTCTCAGCAACGCTGGACGATACTGCTGCCGGACGGGATTTTGCGGCGATGCTGCCGCTTGAGCTGACCCTTACGGATTACCACGGGGTCGAAAAGGTCGCAGACTTGCCCCGCAAACTTGACACAACAGGCGCACCGGCAAGCTACAAGCCCGAAACCGGCGACATCACGTTATATGCGCCTTGGGGCAATCTGGCGATCTTCTACAAACCGTTCCAGAACTCCCGCGGCTTGGTGCGTCTCGGGGCGTTCGATGGCGATATCGCACCTTTGGTGCGTTCCGCCCCCTACACAGTCCGCTTAGAAATCGCCGACTGA
- a CDS encoding aldo/keto reductase has protein sequence MILQETYTLSNGVEIPKLGLGTWMIDDAVVADAVKAAVNLGYRHIDTAQAYANERGVGEGVRDCGVARDEIFVTTKLDAGIKTYDEAKAAIDGSLATMGLDYIDLMIIHSPQPWENFAGDDRYFEGNLAAWKALEEALEAGKLRAIGVSNFQKEDLDNLIENATVKPMLNQILAHISNTPFDLIDHTKSKGILVEAYSPVGHGELFKNTEVGAMAEKYGVSIPQLGIRYCLQLGLLPLPKTGNPDHMANNAAVDFEISDTDMDALKSIEKIKDYGEHSFFPVYGGKM, from the coding sequence ATGATCCTTCAAGAAACTTACACTCTTTCCAATGGCGTCGAGATTCCGAAACTTGGTCTTGGCACCTGGATGATCGACGACGCGGTAGTTGCGGATGCGGTCAAGGCGGCTGTGAACCTTGGCTATCGCCACATCGACACCGCGCAGGCCTATGCCAACGAACGCGGTGTTGGCGAAGGAGTCCGTGACTGCGGCGTGGCCCGCGACGAGATTTTCGTGACCACCAAGCTGGACGCCGGCATCAAGACCTATGACGAGGCCAAGGCAGCCATCGACGGCTCTCTTGCCACGATGGGGTTGGACTATATCGATCTGATGATCATCCACAGCCCGCAGCCGTGGGAAAATTTTGCAGGCGACGACCGGTACTTCGAAGGCAATCTGGCGGCGTGGAAAGCGCTGGAAGAGGCGCTTGAAGCAGGAAAACTGCGCGCCATCGGTGTGTCCAATTTCCAGAAGGAAGATCTCGACAACCTGATCGAGAACGCCACCGTCAAACCGATGCTGAACCAGATCCTGGCCCATATCAGCAACACGCCCTTTGACCTGATCGACCACACCAAGAGCAAAGGGATCCTTGTCGAGGCCTATTCGCCTGTCGGTCATGGTGAGCTGTTCAAGAATACCGAGGTCGGCGCAATGGCCGAGAAATACGGCGTCAGCATCCCGCAGCTTGGCATTCGCTATTGTCTGCAGCTGGGCCTGCTGCCTTTGCCGAAGACCGGAAACCCGGATCACATGGCCAACAACGCGGCGGTGGATTTCGAAATCTCCGACACAGATATGGATGCACTTAAGTCCATCGAGAAGATCAAGGACTACGGCGAACATAGTTTCTTCCCGGTCTACGGCGGCAAGATGTAA
- a CDS encoding FecCD family ABC transporter permease, with the protein MTRLMLCLSAAVLALFLISLTVGPADVGVGESLAALFDDGYGPLSLVMREIRLPRAILAAVIGAGLGLAGAAMQGYLRNPLAEPGLIGVSSSAALGAVLAINTGLAATATLGLPLSALAGALGGVFLVMALAGQHGGSLTLILAGIAISAMAGALTSLVLNLSPNPFAANEIVFWMMGSLSDRSMQHVWLALPFVLAGMVILLPLGRGLDALTLGEDAAQTMGVNLRQLRWLLVVGTASIAGGTTAVAGAIGFVGLVVPHILRPFVDGQPSRLLWASALGGAIMLQLADIAVRLILPTRDLKLGVVTALVGAPLFLHLIYKTRKGLA; encoded by the coding sequence ATGACCCGGCTCATGCTGTGCCTCTCGGCGGCGGTGCTGGCACTGTTCCTGATCTCCCTGACGGTGGGGCCTGCAGATGTCGGTGTGGGCGAAAGCCTGGCGGCCCTGTTTGACGATGGCTATGGCCCGCTCAGCCTTGTGATGCGCGAAATCCGACTGCCGCGGGCAATCCTGGCCGCGGTCATCGGCGCCGGGCTGGGGCTGGCGGGCGCGGCGATGCAAGGCTACCTGCGCAACCCGCTGGCCGAGCCGGGGCTGATCGGTGTGTCCTCCTCGGCGGCGCTGGGGGCGGTATTGGCAATCAACACCGGCCTCGCTGCCACCGCCACGCTGGGCCTGCCGCTGTCGGCGCTGGCTGGCGCTCTGGGCGGTGTGTTTCTGGTGATGGCGCTGGCCGGGCAGCATGGGGGATCACTGACGCTGATCCTTGCGGGTATCGCCATTTCGGCAATGGCAGGGGCGCTGACCTCGCTGGTTCTGAACCTCTCGCCCAATCCCTTTGCTGCTAATGAGATCGTCTTCTGGATGATGGGGTCGCTGTCGGACCGCTCGATGCAGCATGTCTGGCTGGCGCTGCCCTTTGTTCTGGCCGGGATGGTGATCCTGCTGCCGCTGGGGCGCGGGCTGGATGCGCTGACTCTGGGCGAGGATGCTGCCCAGACCATGGGCGTGAACCTGAGGCAGCTGCGCTGGCTGCTGGTCGTCGGCACTGCAAGCATTGCCGGTGGCACCACGGCAGTTGCGGGCGCCATCGGCTTTGTCGGGCTTGTGGTGCCGCATATTCTGCGTCCGTTCGTCGACGGGCAGCCCTCGCGGCTGCTCTGGGCCTCGGCCCTTGGCGGCGCCATCATGTTGCAACTGGCGGATATTGCCGTGCGGCTGATCCTGCCCACCCGCGATCTCAAGCTGGGCGTGGTCACCGCGCTGGTTGGCGCACCCCTGTTCCTGCACTTGATCTACAAGACGCGGAAGGGGCTGGCATGA
- a CDS encoding cupin domain-containing protein, with product MKIIRSGSAPSRPGPEDWFTGSVRIDPVFQAEDPGRVSGAHVTFEPGARTAWHTHPAGQTIIITFGRGRVQREGGPVEEVSAGDVVWFPAGEKHWHGASPDTAMSHHAIQESIDGVAVDWMEKVSDEDYNG from the coding sequence ATGAAAATCATCCGTTCCGGCAGCGCGCCGTCCAGACCGGGCCCCGAAGACTGGTTCACCGGCTCGGTCCGGATCGACCCGGTGTTTCAGGCCGAAGACCCCGGGCGGGTCAGCGGTGCCCATGTGACGTTCGAACCCGGCGCCCGCACCGCGTGGCACACTCATCCGGCAGGGCAAACCATCATCATCACATTTGGCCGCGGACGTGTGCAGCGCGAAGGCGGCCCCGTCGAAGAGGTTAGCGCAGGCGATGTAGTCTGGTTCCCGGCTGGTGAAAAACACTGGCACGGCGCATCGCCTGACACCGCCATGAGCCACCACGCCATCCAGGAAAGCATCGATGGTGTCGCCGTTGACTGGATGGAGAAGGTCAGCGACGAAGACTACAACGGCTGA
- a CDS encoding NADPH-dependent F420 reductase — translation MKIGILGSGLMGAKLGALWAACGHDVCFSYSRSTAKLARLAGDCGGTSGTVAEAVSGADVLLLAVHWSRIDDALQQAGDLAGKVVLNCCVPLNDSNTELVVGTTSSGAEELAKARPKARWVSCFNTIPSESFRPVFDRKGQTPSPQVFTYGDDAEAKEIAGTLIRDIGFEPLETGGLRNGRFVEPFAMATVELAYVQPGGPALTYRFEKLRG, via the coding sequence ATGAAGATCGGAATTCTCGGCTCCGGCCTTATGGGCGCCAAGCTTGGCGCACTCTGGGCAGCCTGTGGTCATGACGTGTGTTTCTCCTATTCTCGCAGCACTGCCAAGCTCGCGCGTCTCGCAGGCGATTGCGGCGGAACATCGGGCACGGTTGCCGAAGCGGTCTCAGGAGCGGATGTGCTGCTTCTTGCGGTGCATTGGTCACGCATCGACGATGCCCTGCAGCAGGCCGGAGATCTGGCGGGAAAGGTCGTGCTCAATTGCTGCGTGCCGCTGAATGACAGCAACACAGAGCTGGTGGTGGGCACAACGTCCTCGGGCGCCGAAGAACTGGCCAAGGCCCGGCCCAAAGCCCGCTGGGTGTCGTGTTTCAACACCATCCCGTCCGAGAGTTTCCGGCCTGTGTTTGACCGCAAGGGACAAACGCCCTCGCCGCAGGTCTTTACCTATGGTGATGATGCGGAGGCAAAGGAGATCGCGGGGACGCTGATCCGGGACATCGGGTTTGAACCGCTTGAAACCGGGGGGCTGCGCAATGGGCGTTTTGTCGAACCCTTTGCCATGGCGACGGTCGAGCTGGCCTATGTGCAGCCCGGCGGTCCGGCGCTGACCTATCGATTTGAAAAACTGCGCGGCTGA
- a CDS encoding cupin domain-containing protein: MKLMLTAPALMLAASTAFAQSVEISRHEDRPGQIGSGTVFTGTAYISPVFGPQMNNVSAGEVTFLPGARSAWHTHPAGQMLVVTHGTGWTQERGQDKQVIKAGDVVWCPPGVEHWHGASDSTSVTHYAIQAVVEGSAVSWGDQVTEQEYLD; the protein is encoded by the coding sequence ATGAAACTCATGCTCACGGCCCCCGCGCTCATGCTCGCCGCCTCAACCGCCTTTGCCCAATCCGTGGAGATCAGCCGGCACGAAGACCGGCCCGGCCAAATTGGAAGCGGCACGGTCTTTACCGGTACGGCCTATATCTCCCCTGTATTCGGCCCCCAGATGAATAATGTCAGCGCTGGCGAGGTGACGTTTCTTCCCGGCGCCCGCTCTGCTTGGCATACGCATCCGGCAGGGCAGATGCTGGTCGTTACCCATGGCACCGGCTGGACCCAGGAGCGCGGTCAGGACAAGCAGGTCATCAAGGCCGGTGATGTGGTCTGGTGCCCGCCCGGTGTTGAACACTGGCACGGCGCGAGCGACAGCACATCGGTGACACATTACGCCATTCAGGCGGTGGTCGAGGGCTCGGCCGTCAGTTGGGGCGACCAGGTCACGGAGCAGGAATACCTGGACTAA
- a CDS encoding NAD(P)-dependent alcohol dehydrogenase — protein sequence MCEACNQKAEILTREGESRRSFLGGTAAMATAPLAAAALSSEAKAQEAASPLGASNVQSWAAFDTSGSFAPHTIPRRAAGPKDVVVEILYSSICHSDIHTYKGDWGMPTFPLVPGHEMVGRVTGVGAEVTKFREGDIAGVGTMVDSCGECANCLADREQNCLNGTTFTYNSPDKISGGVTYGGYSKKIVVKEDFALRIPPGVDLAGFAPLLCAGITTFSPLNHWDLQPGQRYGVIGMGGLGHLAVKLAAAKGAEVVVFTTSKDKLEDAKSFGASEAYLWSDEDAMRRQMGSFDLMLSTVPVAYPMQPFLNMLKLDKTLVNVGALFPIEGAHGMMMGFGRQSLAGSMTGGIAETQRVIDFAAHHGIAATYEMITPDQIGAACEKVVRKQARYRYVIDMTKA from the coding sequence ATGTGTGAAGCCTGCAACCAAAAGGCCGAAATCCTGACCCGCGAGGGCGAAAGCCGCCGGTCCTTCCTTGGTGGCACCGCGGCCATGGCAACCGCCCCGCTCGCCGCTGCGGCCCTGTCCAGCGAGGCCAAGGCGCAGGAGGCCGCAAGCCCGCTTGGCGCCAGCAATGTACAAAGCTGGGCCGCCTTCGACACCAGCGGATCCTTTGCACCGCACACCATCCCTCGCCGTGCAGCCGGTCCAAAGGATGTGGTGGTCGAAATCCTGTACAGCTCGATCTGCCACTCGGACATCCACACCTACAAAGGCGACTGGGGGATGCCGACCTTTCCGCTGGTCCCTGGCCATGAAATGGTGGGCCGCGTCACCGGCGTCGGCGCCGAGGTGACCAAGTTCCGCGAAGGCGACATCGCAGGTGTAGGCACCATGGTCGACAGCTGCGGCGAATGTGCGAACTGTCTCGCTGATCGGGAACAAAATTGCCTGAATGGCACCACCTTCACCTACAACTCCCCAGACAAGATCTCGGGCGGGGTCACATATGGTGGTTACTCGAAGAAGATCGTCGTGAAAGAGGACTTTGCGCTTCGCATTCCGCCGGGAGTGGATCTCGCGGGTTTTGCGCCTCTGCTGTGCGCAGGTATCACGACTTTCTCGCCGCTCAACCACTGGGATTTGCAGCCCGGGCAGCGCTATGGCGTGATCGGCATGGGTGGTCTTGGCCACCTTGCGGTAAAGCTCGCCGCTGCAAAAGGTGCCGAGGTTGTCGTTTTCACCACATCCAAGGACAAGCTGGAGGACGCGAAATCCTTTGGTGCGTCCGAGGCTTATCTCTGGTCCGATGAAGACGCCATGCGCCGCCAGATGGGCAGTTTTGATCTTATGCTCTCCACGGTGCCGGTGGCCTACCCGATGCAACCATTCCTCAATATGCTCAAGCTCGACAAGACCCTGGTCAATGTTGGCGCGCTGTTCCCCATCGAAGGGGCGCATGGCATGATGATGGGGTTCGGCCGTCAAAGCCTGGCAGGTTCGATGACCGGTGGCATCGCCGAAACGCAGCGGGTCATTGATTTTGCCGCCCATCACGGCATCGCAGCGACCTATGAAATGATCACTCCTGATCAGATCGGCGCGGCTTGTGAAAAGGTCGTCAGAAAACAGGCCCGCTATCGCTATGTCATCGACATGACCAAGGCCTGA
- a CDS encoding adenosylcobinamide amidohydrolase has protein sequence MGAVTLQRPWIEFDLGAEMQVLSWAVNRPGFVTARRILWREVRNSDLPRDLDVTEWFAGELAQSGGSDAVAFLTSRDVRHYCEALATVEGISAQAVATVGLSNGERIGNRVDYSRRDWGTINVALRLSEGLTQAGLIEALSIVVQARTAAVMDAGFELPGGGGTATGTGTDCVAVAAPVGANPYAGLHTATGEAIGKAVYTAVHTGALEWKASNARRAVDA, from the coding sequence ATGGGCGCGGTCACCCTGCAGCGCCCATGGATCGAGTTTGATCTCGGCGCCGAGATGCAGGTGCTGAGCTGGGCGGTGAACCGGCCCGGATTTGTCACCGCTCGCCGCATCCTGTGGCGCGAGGTCAGGAACAGCGACCTGCCGCGCGATCTGGATGTCACCGAATGGTTCGCAGGCGAGTTGGCACAGAGCGGCGGCAGCGACGCGGTCGCTTTCCTCACCTCACGGGATGTGCGGCACTATTGCGAAGCCTTGGCCACGGTCGAGGGAATTTCGGCCCAAGCGGTGGCCACCGTCGGCTTGTCAAACGGTGAACGGATCGGCAACCGGGTGGATTACTCCCGCCGCGACTGGGGCACCATCAATGTCGCGCTGCGCCTTTCCGAAGGGCTGACGCAGGCCGGGCTGATCGAAGCGCTGAGCATCGTGGTTCAGGCCCGCACCGCAGCCGTGATGGATGCGGGGTTTGAGCTGCCGGGGGGCGGTGGAACCGCAACCGGCACCGGCACCGATTGCGTCGCGGTTGCTGCACCTGTCGGGGCAAATCCCTATGCCGGGCTGCACACGGCCACCGGCGAAGCCATCGGCAAAGCTGTCTACACGGCCGTCCACACCGGCGCGCTGGAGTGGAAGGCATCCAACGCCCGGAGGGCGGTCGATGCCTGA
- a CDS encoding energy transducer TonB family protein → MSRIALFPACLASAALLHALPFVALSDGGTEAEGSGGTGQITLVAASAELTQQVSKWRRPQEITTQVSAVVQPVPIANPQPVPSASPSSVPDLPTSAPAVLAPAAQAEAAPEKPASPPPPPAPPPPAPPPVAPAPPAPAPPPKPAPAAEAPAEAKPAAASVAVNQQAAGSGQRSARGDNGGDETSTGNAAREAKLKRRWGAAILSRIERQMRRPRGGDQGKARVRLKVSTQGRLIGASVVRSSGSSTLDHAALQAAQKTRYPRAPKALAPGTYTFDFSPRFTR, encoded by the coding sequence ATGAGCCGTATCGCGCTCTTTCCGGCATGTCTTGCCTCGGCGGCGCTTTTGCACGCGCTGCCGTTTGTGGCGCTTTCAGATGGCGGTACAGAGGCAGAGGGCAGCGGCGGCACCGGTCAGATCACGTTGGTGGCGGCCTCGGCTGAGCTGACCCAGCAGGTGTCCAAATGGCGGCGCCCGCAGGAGATTACCACTCAGGTGTCGGCCGTAGTGCAGCCTGTTCCAATCGCCAATCCGCAGCCCGTCCCGTCTGCCAGCCCGTCCTCTGTGCCGGACCTTCCAACCTCCGCTCCGGCCGTGCTGGCCCCGGCGGCCCAGGCGGAGGCCGCACCCGAAAAGCCCGCATCCCCACCGCCGCCGCCTGCTCCCCCACCGCCTGCGCCTCCGCCGGTTGCTCCAGCACCGCCTGCGCCAGCCCCGCCGCCCAAACCGGCGCCAGCGGCTGAGGCTCCGGCAGAGGCAAAACCGGCAGCGGCTTCGGTGGCCGTGAACCAGCAGGCCGCAGGCAGCGGCCAGCGCAGCGCCCGTGGTGACAATGGGGGCGACGAGACCAGCACCGGAAACGCTGCCCGGGAAGCCAAGCTGAAACGCCGCTGGGGTGCGGCCATCCTGTCTAGGATTGAACGCCAGATGCGGCGCCCGCGTGGCGGCGATCAGGGCAAAGCCCGCGTGCGCCTGAAAGTTTCGACCCAAGGACGGCTGATCGGGGCCTCTGTCGTGCGCAGCTCAGGCAGTTCGACGCTGGACCATGCCGCATTGCAGGCGGCGCAAAAAACACGGTACCCACGTGCTCCCAAGGCGCTGGCGCCGGGTACCTATACCTTCGATTTCTCACCCCGTTTCACTAGGTGA
- a CDS encoding MotA/TolQ/ExbB proton channel family protein codes for MSFAPLFDFMARGGPALWVIGALSVLTLALFLWRLIGLAQVGVWRRPQSETWLDQWRAGGAVPVAPGRTPLDRVTRSAMMALLTPEFSPETAEKETTRIAKAELAALRHGLRPLELIAAIAPLVGLLGTVLGMIGAFQALQESGSGADPSVLAGGIWEALLTTAAGMAVAIPASALASWIEGLAEREQARMEDAATRVFTAAAARPVQRQAAQ; via the coding sequence ATGTCCTTTGCCCCTCTTTTCGATTTCATGGCCCGCGGCGGCCCCGCCCTCTGGGTCATCGGCGCGCTGTCGGTTCTGACACTCGCCCTGTTTCTGTGGCGCCTGATCGGGCTGGCACAGGTCGGGGTCTGGCGCAGGCCGCAATCCGAAACATGGCTGGATCAATGGCGGGCCGGAGGGGCAGTACCTGTCGCACCCGGGCGCACGCCGCTGGACCGGGTCACCCGGTCGGCGATGATGGCGCTGCTGACGCCCGAGTTCAGTCCCGAAACCGCAGAAAAGGAAACCACCCGCATCGCCAAGGCCGAGCTGGCCGCTTTGCGTCATGGTCTGCGCCCGCTGGAGCTGATCGCGGCGATTGCGCCTCTGGTCGGCCTCTTGGGCACCGTTCTGGGCATGATCGGCGCCTTTCAGGCCCTGCAGGAAAGCGGCAGTGGCGCGGATCCTTCCGTGCTCGCTGGCGGCATCTGGGAGGCGCTGCTGACCACGGCTGCGGGCATGGCCGTGGCGATCCCGGCCTCGGCGCTGGCCTCCTGGATCGAAGGGCTGGCCGAGCGTGAACAGGCCCGGATGGAGGATGCCGCCACCCGCGTCTTCACCGCAGCCGCTGCCCGACCGGTACAACGGCAGGCCGCGCAATGA
- a CDS encoding ABC transporter ATP-binding protein, translated as MSVLSVRNLSVTLRDRPVLRDVSFEIGKGEFVGLLGPNGAGKTSLMRAALGLIPATGSSSLATMNASERAHTVAWMPQSREIAWPIPVERLVALGRLPHLPQGRRLPAADQALVDQAISRMGLDSFRKRAASRLSGGEQARALIARALAQDTPLLMADEPSAGLDPSHQISTMEVFASLAAEGRAALVSLHDLGLAARHCTRLILLAEGGIMADGRPAEVLTPDLMARAFGISVWHETTAQGPIFQPLEVL; from the coding sequence ATGAGCGTGCTTTCGGTCCGGAACCTTTCTGTAACCCTGCGCGACCGTCCGGTGCTGCGCGATGTGTCCTTTGAGATTGGCAAGGGTGAGTTCGTCGGCCTGCTGGGTCCGAATGGCGCCGGGAAAACCAGCCTGATGCGGGCCGCGCTGGGGCTCATCCCGGCTACGGGCAGCAGTTCGCTGGCCACAATGAATGCTTCTGAAAGAGCCCACACAGTGGCCTGGATGCCGCAATCGCGCGAGATCGCCTGGCCGATCCCGGTGGAGCGACTTGTGGCGCTGGGCCGTCTGCCGCATTTGCCGCAGGGGCGGCGACTGCCAGCCGCCGATCAGGCTCTGGTGGATCAGGCAATCTCTCGCATGGGGCTGGACTCGTTCCGCAAGCGCGCCGCATCGCGCCTGTCAGGCGGCGAGCAGGCCCGCGCATTGATCGCCCGGGCGCTGGCTCAGGATACGCCACTCCTGATGGCGGATGAGCCCTCTGCCGGGCTGGATCCCTCGCATCAGATCTCCACCATGGAGGTCTTTGCCAGCCTCGCCGCCGAAGGGCGCGCGGCGCTGGTGTCCCTGCACGATCTGGGACTGGCTGCTCGTCACTGTACGCGGCTGATCCTGCTGGCCGAGGGCGGTATCATGGCCGATGGTCGGCCCGCCGAGGTGCTGACGCCCGATCTGATGGCGCGCGCCTTTGGCATCTCGGTCTGGCACGAGACCACAGCGCAGGGCCCGATATTCCAGCCGCTGGAGGTGCTGTGA
- a CDS encoding LysR family transcriptional regulator: protein MSNNTQIPAPFMIRENINDLIAFAAVAEERSFTRAAARLNVSQSALSHTIKGLEQRLGLRLLTRTTRSVAPTIEGEDLLATLNPCFEKIENRLQALNDAQDQPTGTVRIVAVEYAIESILWPKLSPVLKKYPSVNIEFVMDYGYTDLAASQCDAGVRYGDQVSEGMIAMRIGPDERMVCVGAPEYFKEMGTPQVPQDLSDHRCINLRLSTHGALYAWEFEDKDGNEINVKVKGQACFNTVNPVMQAATDGHGLALIPERLAQSRLDSGALQMCLGDYSPYFSGFHLYYPSRQRPSSAFSVVLEALRERG, encoded by the coding sequence ATGAGCAACAACACACAAATCCCGGCCCCTTTCATGATACGCGAGAACATCAACGACCTGATTGCCTTTGCTGCTGTTGCGGAAGAGCGCAGTTTCACGCGGGCTGCGGCACGGCTGAACGTGTCGCAATCCGCGCTGAGCCATACAATCAAGGGGCTGGAGCAGCGGCTGGGCTTGCGCCTTCTGACCCGCACCACACGCAGCGTTGCCCCGACCATCGAGGGAGAGGACCTGCTTGCCACGCTCAACCCCTGTTTCGAGAAGATCGAAAACCGGCTGCAGGCGCTGAATGACGCGCAGGATCAGCCAACGGGGACAGTGCGGATCGTGGCAGTGGAATACGCCATCGAAAGCATCCTGTGGCCCAAGCTGTCGCCGGTGCTCAAGAAGTATCCTTCGGTGAATATCGAGTTTGTCATGGACTACGGCTATACCGATCTGGCGGCTTCACAATGCGATGCAGGGGTGCGCTATGGTGATCAGGTCAGCGAGGGGATGATCGCCATGCGGATCGGCCCGGATGAGCGGATGGTCTGTGTCGGTGCCCCTGAGTATTTCAAGGAAATGGGCACACCGCAGGTGCCACAGGACCTGTCCGATCACCGCTGTATCAACCTGCGTCTTTCCACCCACGGCGCGCTTTATGCCTGGGAGTTTGAGGACAAGGACGGCAACGAGATCAACGTCAAAGTCAAAGGTCAGGCCTGTTTCAACACGGTCAATCCAGTGATGCAGGCGGCCACGGATGGGCATGGTCTTGCCCTCATCCCGGAACGCCTTGCCCAGTCGCGTCTCGACAGTGGCGCGCTGCAGATGTGCCTTGGTGATTATTCTCCCTATTTTTCGGGCTTCCACCTTTATTACCCCAGCCGCCAACGCCCGTCCTCGGCGTTCAGCGTGGTGCTGGAGGCTCTGCGTGAACGCGGCTGA
- a CDS encoding carboxymuconolactone decarboxylase family protein, whose product MKTSIAASAFALMTSPAFAQDVKTTLPDAVGQVSPALEAYATDTIFGSEWTNEALSTRDRALLTFAALVTRHETENLGSYVALALDAGVTPAELSETITHMAFYTGFGNATAASDAAAPVFAARGVSIDALPPVSPDLLPLNEEAEAAREKLVSGLYSDVSIGVVDNTREVLFLDLWLRPDLAPRDRSLVTVAALIAAGQPEQMTFHLNRAMDNGLSQEEAGAMLSHLAFYAGWPKVFSAMPIAKEVFENRGQ is encoded by the coding sequence ATGAAGACCTCTATTGCCGCCTCTGCCTTTGCGCTGATGACCAGCCCGGCCTTTGCCCAGGATGTGAAAACCACGCTGCCCGATGCAGTGGGGCAAGTCTCCCCGGCGCTGGAAGCCTATGCCACGGATACGATCTTCGGCTCGGAATGGACCAATGAGGCGCTGTCGACGCGTGACCGTGCACTGCTGACATTCGCAGCGCTTGTGACACGTCACGAAACGGAAAATCTTGGCAGCTATGTCGCGCTGGCACTGGACGCGGGCGTGACCCCGGCAGAGTTGTCCGAGACGATCACCCACATGGCCTTCTACACTGGTTTTGGCAATGCAACCGCAGCGTCCGACGCCGCAGCGCCTGTGTTTGCCGCCCGCGGCGTGTCGATCGATGCCTTGCCGCCCGTGTCCCCGGATCTGTTGCCGCTCAATGAAGAGGCCGAAGCCGCCCGTGAAAAGCTTGTCAGTGGCCTTTATAGCGACGTCAGTATCGGTGTTGTCGACAACACCCGCGAGGTGCTTTTTCTGGACCTCTGGCTGCGCCCGGATCTTGCCCCCCGCGACCGCAGCCTTGTGACCGTCGCCGCCTTGATCGCCGCAGGTCAGCCCGAGCAGATGACCTTTCACCTGAACCGCGCCATGGACAATGGTCTCTCGCAGGAGGAAGCTGGGGCCATGCTGTCGCACCTTGCCTTCTACGCGGGCTGGCCAAAGGTATTCTCGGCCATGCCCATTGCCAAAGAGGTGTTTGAAAATCGCGGGCAATAA
- a CDS encoding biopolymer transporter ExbD, with the protein MDFSTPKKRETGEPILPMINVVFLLLIFFLLSSQIAPRAPFAVVPPKLESGDPSAPEAVLFMAADGRLHFAGAQDEGAIAAVTAQAGQIGVLTLRADAEVPAHEVAALIARLRAAGIASVTLTGTGS; encoded by the coding sequence ATGGATTTCTCCACACCGAAAAAGCGCGAGACAGGTGAGCCGATCCTGCCGATGATCAACGTGGTGTTTCTGCTGCTGATCTTCTTCCTCCTGTCCTCGCAAATCGCCCCGCGCGCGCCCTTTGCGGTGGTGCCACCGAAACTGGAGAGCGGTGATCCCTCGGCGCCCGAGGCCGTGCTGTTCATGGCCGCCGATGGCCGCCTGCATTTCGCGGGCGCGCAGGACGAGGGCGCCATTGCTGCGGTGACGGCGCAAGCCGGGCAGATCGGGGTGCTGACCCTGCGGGCCGATGCCGAGGTTCCGGCGCATGAAGTCGCGGCGCTGATCGCCCGGCTCAGGGCGGCGGGCATCGCATCGGTGACATTGACCGGAACCGGATCATGA